The DNA window GAGAGGAATGGACAAAACATTGCTGtcacaaacatcaacatgaatTGCCagataaacaattataaatcatCTAGATGCCTTTCTAAATCATCTGGATGCCTTTCATGCTCGTATAATATGATGAGATTGTCATTTGCCACCGTATGCAGATGTACAAGTGAAGTTTTCAACACATTGATATATTCACAATTTCGCTTTTAATTTGGCACGATCTTCTTAACTTATTCTGTGTTCATATGTTATTGGAGGAGTCGATCTCCTGATCCAGGTTTTGAAGGTCATATATTTATTTCGATATTTTCTCAAtggcatatattttttaaattcctgACATGGCTTCGACCCAAAAACTAGAGGCAGGCAACACTTTTTCCGACATGAGATCCGGACTGAAAGTCTTGAGCCTAGGTTTGAGGgtaacttttattttcataaggttgtcaaaaaaaaaaaaacccagacaTCATGAACAACAAAAGCTGCGAAATTGATCAGTTTTCCGTTTTGCTCCATAAAATCTGATAAGTAATATATCCACTGTCTTCTCAGATAATAACTTTaagatgtttctttttatactttgttttttaaaattatcatggcGTTTTGCGAAAAGTACTTGCAATATTTTTCCATtcgtaattatatataaaaaaaaaacaagaaaaaaaaccattagtAGCAACAATTTTGACCGCCAATAAGTGGGTGTGAAGAAGATGAGCCTGCTGGTGATATGGGCCACAACTGTAAATGTAGAGGCCCATGTTTTGTATGGCATGTCCAGGCCTGGGATGGTATACTCAAATCGGCTTGGAGATCAGCTGGGATTTTCcactaaagaaaaaacaaattcaataaaagatatttaagtCGCCATGAGACAGTCTTAATTGTTCTTTCAAGTGACAATCATACGTACTTTGTTCTTTTTATGTCATTACGTACTTTGttctttttatgtcattggATGGTCAACTTACCAGCAAGAATTATATAGTGCTACTgataaacaatatataaatatatatttgttgctATTAGTAATTCAGTAACGtgatgaataatattttttaaaaatatttttaaattaaaaatatgaatgttttttcagattatttttttgatattaatataaaaaaaaatctaactttttttttatcaatgtaatatttttttaggtgagaaacaatttaaaaattacttccAGACAATCACGTAATTCACGAATGTAAGAACTTCAATCTCTGATATACACCTGCTACCTCACGAAAGTAAGAGCTATAGATTCAACAGCTTTAGGTGGTAGAAAGAGAGTGGATGcatgactctctctctcttcttcatcTCTCTCACATCACTCCCACTGTTTGCGTCTCTTCCATAATTTTCTCTcgtttactataaaaaaacagaaagagagTGGATGATATATGTGGTATATTAAGCATTCCGAGCAAATTAATCGTTGCTCCTGGGAAAGCTTCGCTTCAATTTTGTAGCCTGGGGATCGTTTCTCTCTCAAGAACTAGCAGTAATACTACTAATTAATTGTCTTCAAAATTGTACACAGTAGCTAGGAGTCTAGCTAGAAACAGCTGATGGAAAAGCTGAATGCTTTGTATAGAATCTGCGTAGTTGAAGTGTGgaaatcacacacacacacatacacaaacACATCTCTCTCTTGCCCATCATAGACCTAAACACGAAAATTATTGAAGTGCAGATATTGTTGTTGAAAGCAATGCAGAGGGGATCGAGAAAGTGGCAAATAAAAGAAGGGGTTGGGATTTGGGAAGGAAATTAGCAGAGATAGATGGTGATGGGCGCCGACTGGGAAAAGGCTTTGCTTTATGCCATCCCCCTCCCCtcactttcactaaaaaaagcAGTCTGGTAGCTTCTCCTCTTGCTCAATTGTCTCTGCTCTTTCCTCTCTATTGTCATCAATCAAGTGTTGGGGACACTGTCTTTTTAAAATTCCcaacattacaaaataaactaaaagaagagCAGATTTcactgctttttttaaaaagaaaaaattgcccttgtcaattttatttattttaattctagaatttgttttcattaataacATTCTCTTACACTATGTTTGCAGGatgcgatttttttttaattgacatgAAACATTAGATTGCtccttgattttataaaataaaatttaattttattaatttttaaaaattaaaacaactagGACCAACATTGACACAACCAATCAAATGCTTCCATTTTTTCACTTTGGcatagaaaattataatttggccctTATAGTTTAAAGTCTTcgctttttattcctttttttaggCTTTCAAAATATTCTAGTATtgaacttcatttttatttatgtttcagtTTCTTGACTTTGAGAGGAGAGAGCGTTGTCGAAAAATGAAAGAGGAGAGGAAAATTTGTTGACTAGTCACATTTTGATCACTAAAAAGGatgaacaattatttttataaaaattgtttgttatgagtttaaaataattttattagtttttatagtattgttaacaatttattttttgattattatatatctaatgttgaaaaaatcattaataaatattcaatgaaaattaatgtttatttttatttttatataattaaaaaataaaaaaacttcaagaaacaagtttattaaatctAGTAAGACTAATGATATAGGTCATGAATTAAATAAGTTAATCCAGAATgtcattattttgatgtaaaaaaaaattattaagatgtaatcttgaattattatgtttttaaaatttaatttaattttaattacatcgATCAAATCAAATTGTGAACCTGCTCGATCTACTGTATTACACTAGATCAGCTTTTACCTTGATTTGAAATTCATCTATAACAATGTCGAATTCGATACTATTTAATATTTCCGAAAAGTTCCCCGAAATTAATTTCTATTCTAccaaaaacctaaaattaattGCTCTCTCTTAGACATTAATTGACctctaattctttttctttttttttaaaaccatacgTACTTtcatttttacaataaaaatgagGATCCTAATTGCTAATATTCTACAAAAAGAAGATGCTATAGAAATTACTTCAAATATTTACCTGCATGTTAGGAGGACAAATTAAGCCCATCAACTTATCTTTTGTTTAATGGCTAGGCGCGCTGACATAGCCCGTTATGCCAAGTAACACCtaaccttttttgtttttaatttttttttttttactaatagccttatttttatatatttattactctgaaatactttttttaaactatatttctaataaccttcaagataaaaaaaattaaaaggaaaatttgaggTCGAGTATTTGAATACTTATTTGTCTTTTACTTTTATAAAGAAAGatgaacattttattttagtatttaattaacatttaattaacTCTTTCTCATTTTATCGGCTTGTACATATTTAATTCATTCCATTCAGagtaaaaaattcttttatgtttttcaagaaaatgatgATAGAATGAAACGCCtatttaatattagcacatcctTTTACTAtgttaaaattaacttaaaattctGTCTGTGGTGTAgtcttaacaatttttttatataattattaaagtatataactatcaatttattttattatgcgtatatattactattatttttttaattaatttttttcatataaaaaaataaatcggtAATATCTacgtatttattttttgagttaaaaaagaTTTCAATCGGCTCGCGGTGAAGAGCAGGTAAACTAATTAGTGAAGCCTATGACGCTGACGCGTCAACGCTCTTTAAAATACCGAGTAAAGTTTAGCCTTTGTAGTCATCTAGTGATTACCAAGCAGTATTTAATGTATCtgtgattttaattatatttcacaATTACATGTATCATCATCGATCCATTGATGAATACAGTTTTTCTACACGAAACCAACTATGCTCCACCAGCACATCAAGTCTGACGCAACAGCTCTTTCTCgctctatttttgtttttttttttattattattaaaatggatATCTAAACTAACTTGAGTTtcgttaaaatataaaattaatatttatataaatttttaatgattattatatcactataaaactttaatttgataCGACATCAGCTCTCTTTAATTTACTCGGTAAAGCTTAGCCTTTGTAGCCGTATCCGTTGAAAGATCGATGACAGGTTCTCtctaaacaatatatatttagtttgtAGAAAAACGAAAGTTGATTACTATTTTTActgctatttttaaaaagaaaggagtATTGCTTACCATGAATTTCTATATACTGATACTGGCCTCAAGATCAACGAAAAGAAGATCCATGGAgtagaaaatgaaaacaagtgCGTGACTCATTCACTGATGGAAAAGCTTCTGTAATTACGAAAAGGATAGCTGAAGACAAATACATCCAATCTACAAGCCAAATCCAGTGGCTCAAGGTCGTCCGTATCAGGgctgtacatatatatatatatataatactgcACATACATTGTTTCTGGCAAAGCAACTGCACGTAAGAACTTGGGATCAAGATATTTGCTTTCTTTATGATTtcaggttcgagccctaggTTGTTAATATAATGGCCACTAaaagcttacatggtcgttaacttcagggctcgtGGGATTAGTTGAGGTATGCGCAAGCTGACCTAGACAACcacattaaactatatataaaaaaaaaaatcgcaagAACAACAACTTTTATagtaaaatcataagaaaaaaaccgTAAATAACTTAAATCCACTGTCGACCGCATATTTGCATGTGAGCGGGGAGAAGTAATTTAGAGAATCCAAACTAGAAATATtctctcgatttttttttctaattaattattgtcGGCTAAACTAGAAGCTCATTGGAAGATTAGACTATAATTCTAAAActatatacaaaatattttctccAAGTTTAATATAATAGATAATTAGGAGGCGTCAGAGTgaattttattaagatttttttaaaatttaaattaatttgttttagatttttttgatgtactgatataaaaataatattattttgattattttttaaataaaaaatactttaaaaaaacaactaatattaCATTCTTAAACATCTTTTTAATAACAAACTAAGAATAAAGTGATTATATGATCTTTGATCTGTGTACaagatttaatgtttttagtaaagtaaatgataattaatggattcaaatttatatggtataaattttatgattttgtttccGTAAGATGTCAGGTTTATTTAAGCTAAAAGGTCCATTCTTAGAGAAATGGGAGCATGACAAAGACGGGGATGAGTGTGATGACGAGGGGTCTACTAGAACCGCAGGGAAGTTATTTGCTATTTCAGTCCAGGAGTCACtattaatcatattttatttaaattaatcattaatAACATCAATTGTGGAGATATAATGGGCAGGAAAATAATTTTGGGCCTGTAAAATTTGTGGTAAAAATTACAccatatgaagaaaataaaaactgtaAGGCTACATCAATGAAAATATTAGATATTGTTCGAGATATATTTGTGATTGTAGTTTTTTAAGCTATAATTGGGCTTGCAagttgcagcagcagcagcagctcaaTGCTGCATTCTCCACACACTAAAAACGAAATCATGATTAGTCCAGTGGTTTTTTAGctgttaaattaatatgttattgatatttttaatttattttgatttgttaatgttaaaaataattttttaaaaataaaaaaatattgatatttattttgatacaaaaaattatttaaaaagtaactgcaatcacattaccaaacaagctctatattgtaaaaatttaaaattaaaaaaattattttgcatttaagttctataattactaatataataattattaaaaatttatatgaaattcaatACTCATAAAATTAGTTAACTTACGATTAAGTTAGCAAGAACAcctacttaattaaaaaaacaaaatcatgatgAGTCCAGTTGTCTTCTAGCTGTTAAATTATACTGACCGATGTGAGTAAGAGAATTTCATTGACCGATGCAAGGAACGGTGAACTGATCAACAAAATGAACGGCCATGATGATGTAGGTTGGTCGGCCAGGGTTGTGTAATGAAAGGGATTGATTCCTCGAAGGAAGATTTCGAACACAGTATCTACTATCTAAGCATGTTTTGTACTCGGAACGACAATTGTCCCGGAAGTCTATAGtaatagcttcttcttttttacatttcaaaaatatctttcaaaatatttataattttcaaattattgtttttatttttatgtcatatcaaaaataattttaaaaataaaaaaatatattttaaaataaaaaatattttaaaaattaatcattaccaATTTACCACTGTCCGAACAATAGGTGTAATGACAAGACATGACGCAGGGTACTACCATCATGAGGATCCTCAATCACATTTCAGTATCTTACTCAACTGAGGTGTGAACATGTATGTGGTTTCCTTCATTTCTTTGCGTCTTTCAGGTTTCTTTCAGAATGATTATGGCTGGCCCTTGTGGTAGTACGTAAAGTTCCAATTACTAGtgtggaaataaaataaaaaaaagttttattggaCGAGCTCCCTCTTGCGCTCATTCTCCTAAATCTaaccatattaattattattaatctttataaaatatagttaGACTTTTGATAAAAATCGTATAATAGTCTCACCTTTCTCTCATACATTTTAGCTGTGAGAAAATGGGTGTTTGGATGAATTTATCatacaattaacaaaaatattatatttttcattatatattatacaaattGAGGTTCTCCTGTTATATATATGTTctcctataagaaaaaaataaaaatgagagatGTATTTTTATACAGTAGAAGAGAATTATGCCAAGGACGGCATGAGGTTGGATGTGGGGATAGCTAGCGGTGTGGTGTCTGCCTTGACCAATGGCCAAATATGGAAAGCGTTTTGGTGTTTTAGTTGTCTGAATTGCTTTGCACGGACCAAAACCTTACATTCTGTTTAAGGAAAAACATCATACCATTTGACACCCAGACAATGTCGGGAACATGCAAACCATCAGATTTTGGGAAAAGAGCGTCGTATCCAATGGCTCTCTCACCTCTCATTATTTTGTGTATGTGCATGATATCATGCATGTAAACATGCCATCATGATTGAAAAGTTAAGGATATCAATTCCCATGATCATCTTCATAGATCCAAACAAAAGCTCGGAGCTTTTTCTTCGACATAATCTCTAATTCCCCACATATAATCAACCGAAGTACATAGGATAAAAACTTTCCGTCCACGGTCATTAAGGCAGTGCTGCCTGTTGGATCTGAGCTGCTTAAAGAACGACTAATTTCAGCCCCCACCCAcccaaatagaagaaaaaaaaaagaagaagaagaagagagggatCTGAATGCTTACATGTGCGATTTGTAATTTGATATTCAAGAGTTTTGATTCTAAAGACAAGAACTTGAATCTTAGCATAcctcatttattttcaaataaatttcagCACAAACTTAAAGCCTTGTACATAGTGGCAtcttaattaagaaattaatgagaacatTCTCTAATCTCACCTgacaatttgagtttttttattggacATCTTTTTACACACACGCGCATGCACCATAATTCATGCAACATCATGCAATCTGACTTTAGTATTatacaatataattaataatgtttGATGATGTTGGCAACCTCCTGGAGATTGGATCAAAGTTAATACAGGTGGGGCTAGTAGGGGCAACCCAGGTCCTGCTACTGCTGGCTGTATTGTTCTGGATGGCAGTGGGTATTTGGCTAGCTAATAAAGGATTTGAGCTTAATTATGCATGCCGGGGGTTCATTTCTCCCCCTCCTGTTCCTCCCGGAGCTGCTGATAAATTAACTCAAGATTCAGTCGAGAGTGGCTTGATAACGGTGCTAAGGCCCCTTTAATTaccagaaaagaaaatggtgttGGCAACCATCCAACATGTAACTAAATTTCTAGTAATCGCTTGCTTTTGGTTCGCAGCATAAACCGCTTAGAATTCGTTTGCTAGAACAGGAAGACCTactgtcattttatttttcatccacctcttaattttgttcttctttcATATTGTCCGGAAGAGTTTTACCATCctccattaatttttaataagatcAACTCTTTTTGTTGTTAAGTTACAGTTAACCTAACAAGAACCACAATCCACGTtaactacataaaaaattacaaaaacgaaatagaaacaataaaaagaagaaatgaaaaaaatctatcATTTTTTACTGGATGAATCATCAAAATTCTCAGTCACACACccaccttttctctctctctaaagtAATGGGAGATATCGATGATCAGAAATCTAAACTGAAGCTATAAttatatacaatataaaaaaacgagatttttctttttctatgaaAGTGGATAATAGTATTAGAAAAGGTACCAGCCAGTAAGAGAATGGCTAATGGCTACTAAGACAAAAAGTTATACTAGCTTAAACGATACAGTATGCTGACAGCAAATCTAGATAACATAATAAGAGCCATGATTAAGAGAAAAGAAACTTGATAACAGAAAATAACATGTGAAAAGTAGCAGAAAAATGTGTTTCTAGATCAGGGAGAATATCAATTTGCTTTGGAATCTAACATCTTCTGAACTTCTTCATGAAAACTTCTGGATTAGCTACTAAACATAATGCGTCTTATAATACATGATCACAAACTGGTGCAACAAGCAAATTGCAAGCTTCCAAGATTAAACGTGTTAATTTGTGTTGATAGGGCTGCACAAATTGATCACCTAATTGAGAGATCCCAGTCGAAGTTCCAAATCCAATTCATCCTTGGAGTCACGAACAAGACCAATCTCCAAATCTAACCTCACAATCTCAGCCTTCTTCCAGATCTTGAATCCATCTTGCTGTGTGAAACCACCAAAGTTTCCAGTACTGAAGAAGGATTTTCTGGTTCCCGTTGTTGTTAAATCAGAAAGTTCAGAGCTTGAAGGGTCAAGAGGGGTACCATCAATGGTCCATTTCTTGACTTCAGAAGCTAAAGGTGGTGTAGATAGTGCAGAAAGAGGAGGAGACACCAAGGATGGTAATGTGCGAGTGAATGGAGGACATAAACTAGGGTTAGGGTTAAGGTTCTGAACAGGACACTGAGCGTCCCTTGGAGGTGACCTTCTTAACCTGGCTCTATCTCTCCTATGAACATTCATGTGACCGCCAAGAGCTTGAGCAGATTTAAATTCCCTTCTGCAGAAGCTACACGTGTACGAT is part of the Populus alba chromosome 10, ASM523922v2, whole genome shotgun sequence genome and encodes:
- the LOC118061557 gene encoding transcriptional regulator SUPERMAN codes for the protein MERNSFSSNLKDHSIGSEACNNTNSNKKLRDSWNLSSCQSFGEDYLDSLSWPPRSYTCSFCRREFKSAQALGGHMNVHRRDRARLRRSPPRDAQCPVQNLNPNPSLCPPFTRTLPSLVSPPLSALSTPPLASEVKKWTIDGTPLDPSSSELSDLTTTGTRKSFFSTGNFGGFTQQDGFKIWKKAEIVRLDLEIGLVRDSKDELDLELRLGSLN